One genomic window of Parus major isolate Abel chromosome 11, Parus_major1.1, whole genome shotgun sequence includes the following:
- the RNF166 gene encoding E3 ubiquitin-protein ligase RNF166 isoform X2, with amino-acid sequence MFRSLLVAAAQRPQGPAGPPRAAPGPGPAAEALEAQFSCPICLEVFHRAVGIAGCGHTFCGECLQPCLQVPSPLCPLCRVPFDPKKVEKASSVEKQLSSYKAPCRGCSKKVTLAKMRSHVSSCAKVQEQMANCPKFVPVVPTSQPIPSNIPNRSTFVCPYCGARNLDQQELVKHCMENHRNDPNKVVCPVCSAMPWGDPSYKSANFLQHLLHRHKFSYDTFVDYNIDEEAALQAALALSLSEN; translated from the exons atgtTCCGGAGCCTGCTGGTGGCGGCGGCGCAGCGGCCGCAGGGCCCGGCCGGGCCCCCCCGCGCCGCCCCCGGGCCCGGGCCCGCGGCCGAGGCGCTGGAGGCGCAGTTCAGCTGCCCCATCTGCCTCGAGGTTTTCCACCGCGCCGTCGGCATCGCGGGCTGCGGGCACAC GTTTTGTGGGGAatgcctgcagccctgcctgcaggtgCCCTCCCCGCTGTGCCCGCTCTGCCGTGTGCCCTTCGACCCCAAGAAGGTGGAGAAGGCTTCCAGCGTGGAGAAGCAGCTCTCGTCCTACAAGGCtccctgcagaggctgcagcaagAAG gtgaCCCTGGCCAAAATGCGCTCTCACGTCTCGTCCTGCGCCAAGGTGCAGGAGCAGATGGCCAACTGCCCCAAGTTTGTTCCAGTTGTCCCCACATCCCAGCCTATTCCCAG CAACATTCCCAATCGCTCCACGTTCGTGTGTCCGTACTGCGGGGCCCGGAACCTGGACCAGCAGGAGCTGGTCAAGCACTGCATGGAAAACCACAGGAATGACCCCAACAAAGTG GTGTGCCCGGTGTGCTCGGCCATGCCCTGGGGGGATCCCAGCTACAAGAGTGCAAacttcctgcagcacctgctccaCAGGCACAAGTTCTCCTACGACACCTTCGTG
- the RNF166 gene encoding E3 ubiquitin-protein ligase RNF166 isoform X1 has product MKGWHSLGAVELSVPAGTHLPQPPSSPSRDADPWLWGCWESRGAGCPAGLLLSPGCSGLLCAPRFCGECLQPCLQVPSPLCPLCRVPFDPKKVEKASSVEKQLSSYKAPCRGCSKKVTLAKMRSHVSSCAKVQEQMANCPKFVPVVPTSQPIPSNIPNRSTFVCPYCGARNLDQQELVKHCMENHRNDPNKVVCPVCSAMPWGDPSYKSANFLQHLLHRHKFSYDTFVDYNIDEEAALQAALALSLSEN; this is encoded by the exons ATGAAAGGATGGCACAGCCTCGGAGCAGTGGAATTGTCTGTGCCAGCAGGGACTCACCTGCCCCAAcctcccagttctcccagcagGGACGCCGATCCCTGGCTCTGGGGGTGTTGGGAGTCCCGGGGAGCGGGgtgccctgctgggctcctgctgtccccggggtgctcagggctgctgtgtGCCCCCAGGTTTTGTGGGGAatgcctgcagccctgcctgcaggtgCCCTCCCCGCTGTGCCCGCTCTGCCGTGTGCCCTTCGACCCCAAGAAGGTGGAGAAGGCTTCCAGCGTGGAGAAGCAGCTCTCGTCCTACAAGGCtccctgcagaggctgcagcaagAAG gtgaCCCTGGCCAAAATGCGCTCTCACGTCTCGTCCTGCGCCAAGGTGCAGGAGCAGATGGCCAACTGCCCCAAGTTTGTTCCAGTTGTCCCCACATCCCAGCCTATTCCCAG CAACATTCCCAATCGCTCCACGTTCGTGTGTCCGTACTGCGGGGCCCGGAACCTGGACCAGCAGGAGCTGGTCAAGCACTGCATGGAAAACCACAGGAATGACCCCAACAAAGTG GTGTGCCCGGTGTGCTCGGCCATGCCCTGGGGGGATCCCAGCTACAAGAGTGCAAacttcctgcagcacctgctccaCAGGCACAAGTTCTCCTACGACACCTTCGTG